From Pseudodesulfovibrio nedwellii:
CATACGACCAGTTTTCCAGTCCATCTTCCTTGGACCACTTTTCGTAATCCATGGCGTTGCCACGGATGTGGATCATGCCGTTGATGCAGCTGGACCCGCCAAGCACTTTACCTCGTGGCTGATAGATGCGGCGATTGTTCATGTGGGGTTCCGGCTCGGATTCGTACCACCAGTTGTAGGTCTTTCCCGTCAGGGGGTATGTCAATGCGGCAGGCATATGAATGCGGAAATCGAATTTGAAGTCAGGCAGGCCTGCTTCAAGGACGAGGACCTTGTTTTTGGGATTGGCACTTAGGCGGTTGGCAAGGACAGAACCTGCGGAGCCGCCACCGACAATTATGTAATCATATCTTTTCATTTGTATCTTCTCTTTTTGCTATTGTTCGTCTTTTTGGAGGAATTCGGCATCCGGCTCATTCGTGAGGGCTGCTTTTTCATCAATGCATTGGCGCAGGAGCACATAGTGGTGCCCGATGAAAGCCAAGGCTCGCATGAGTTCGCCTTCAGCGATTGCACGCGCCGTATCACTCCAGTTGGCTGCTGCCCTTTCGCGGTAGGTCGCGTCTTCGTACAAGGCGTAGTCATGGGAACTGAATCCCATTTGAATGGCGTGCATGATCCACTCGAAAAGCGGGTTGCGGGCCATATGAGCCAACATGATGTTTAATTTCCGATCAAGCTCACTGCTAGCGATAAAGTCTGGCTCGTCTTCCCGAAGCATTGATTCCAAACGAAGTGCTTCTTTGAACAATTCATCCTTTTCGGTTTGATCTGCATGCGCGATGGCGAGTTGCGTAATCGTTCTATCTATGGTCTCGCGAAATTCGATGAGCTTTTCCGGGTTCACAGGATTTTGCTTGAGAAACAAGGCAAGGGATTCTGAAACATTATCGACATCCATTTGTCGTATATAGGCTCCGCCCTTGGCCCCTTTTTTTACCTCAAGGAGTCCTTTTTGTTTTAGGATTTTGATGGCTTCACGAACGACGCCGCGCCCGGTTCCAAATTGTGATTGCATCTCCCTTTCGCTTGGCAAACGTTCGCCGGGCGACAGACGTCCATCCATGATGGCTGCTTCAATTTGGAGAGCGACTTCCTCGCTGGCACGTCCGGCCTGAACGGGAATGAACATGGTTTGAATACTGATATCGTGAGGCAATGGTACTACCTATTCGTGTTTGTATGGCGTAAAAACGAGATTTGAAGCTATTTTCTTCGATGTTTGGTCGGACCATTGTAGGCATGTTAATCCGATTCAGTCAAGAAGGCGTCGGGTAATAGCAGGAGGGCC
This genomic window contains:
- a CDS encoding FadR/GntR family transcriptional regulator, with protein sequence MFIPVQAGRASEEVALQIEAAIMDGRLSPGERLPSEREMQSQFGTGRGVVREAIKILKQKGLLEVKKGAKGGAYIRQMDVDNVSESLALFLKQNPVNPEKLIEFRETIDRTITQLAIAHADQTEKDELFKEALRLESMLREDEPDFIASSELDRKLNIMLAHMARNPLFEWIMHAIQMGFSSHDYALYEDATYRERAAANWSDTARAIAEGELMRALAFIGHHYVLLRQCIDEKAALTNEPDAEFLQKDEQ